In Spiroplasma chinense, the DNA window CAACTGAATTTGGTGGATTTGGATCAGCAAAAGTTCCTTCAGGAGCATCAACTGGTTCAAGAGAAGCATTAGAATTAAGAGATGGTGATAAAGCACGTTTCAACGGAAAAGGTGTTTTAAAAGCAGTTGCTAATGTAAATGATAAAATTGCAGACGAAGTAATCGGATTAGAAGTTACAGATCAAGTAGCTATCGATACTGCAATGTGTAAATTAGATGGTGACGATTTCAAAAAAAACTTAGGAGCTAACGCAATCTTAGGTGTTTCATTAGCAGTAGCTAAAGCAGCAGCTGATGAATTAGAATTACCATTATACAGATACATTGGGGGAACAAACGCAAGAAGATTACCTGTTCCAATGTTAAACGTAATTAACGGAGGAGAACATGCAGATTCTGCAATCGACTTCCAAGAATTTATGATTATGCCTGTTGGAGCACCAAGTTTCAAAGAATCATTAAGATGAGCTTCAGAAACTTTCCAAGCATTAAAATCATTATTACACTCAAAAGGTGATATTACAGCTGTTGGAGATGAAGGGGGATTTGCTCCTCACTTCCAATGAGCATACAAAGAAGAAACAATCGAAGCTTTCAAAGCTAAAACTCCAGCTGAAATTGCATTAGACTTATTAGTTGAAGCAATCGAAAAAGCAGGATACAAAACTGGAAAAGATGGAATTATGATTGCAATGGATTGTGCAAACTCAGAATTATACATCGATGGAAAATACCACTTCAAAAAAATTGAAAAATTAACAGGTCAAGATTGATCATTAACAACAGATGAAATGATTTCTTACTTAGATAAATTAGTAGATACTTACCCAATTATTTCAATCGAAGATGGATTAGCAGAATCAGACTGAGATGGATTCCAAAAACAAGTTAAAACAATGGGACACAAAATCCAAATCGTTGGGGATGACCTATTTGTTACTAACCCAAAAATTACAGCAGAAGGTATTGAAAAACATGCTGCAAACTCAGTTTTAATTAAATTAAACCAAATTGGTACTTTAACTGAAACAATTGAAACTATTCAAATGGCTCAAAAAGCTGGTTGAACAGCTGTTACTTCACACCGTTCAGGTGAAACTGAAGATGCAACAATTGCTGACTTAGCTGTTGCTCTAAACACAGGACAAATTAAAACAGGTTCAATGTCAAGATCTGATAGAATTGCAAAATACAACAGATTATTAGAAATTGAAGCTGAATTAGGTGAAGCTGCAATTTACGATGGTTACAAATCATTCTACAACTTAGCTAAATAATTTAATTTATAAACTTCAACCATTGGTTGAAGTTTTTTTATTTCAAAAGACAATTGAAATATACATGCTGATAGGCTTGAAAAAGAGATTCTATAGTATATTGATTCGAATAGATTAAAGTAAAAAAAATCTAGTTTTAACTAGATTTTTTGTTTGAAACTTGCAATAGCTATAAAGCCTAAATGTTTCTTATATTTCTTAAATACATTTCTCATCGTTTTGAACTGAACTTTATTTTCCTTTTTAAATGCATTTCTTATTATTTTAAAAGTGTTTACTATTCCTTCATCTTTGATTAGACCTCTTGGTGTTAAAAGTGTCATCTTTCCACAAGTGTATTTGATTTGACCAAAACCGTTAGATTCTAATAAAAATAGTCACTCATCAACAGTTTTTGGTTCTACACTTGTGTTTATAGTTTCTGACATTTCTTTTATAATCTGTTTTTGAAGTTGTATATCATTTGTAAGTAAACAAATATCGTGATTTAAAAGAACTCCGTTATCTTTTAAAACTCTATTATATTCTTTTAAGGCTGTTATTTTTGAGTTTTGATTTAGCATTGTTAACATAGCTTCATTAAAAATAACATCAAAAGTTTCATTTGAAAATTCAAGTTTAAAAGCATTTCCGGGAGAAAAAGTTAAGTTTTTATATTTATTTTTTTTACTGTTTTTAGCTTGCTCTAGGGCAAACAAATCTTTATCAACAGCTGTTATGATTGAATTATATTTTCTTGCAAGTTCAAATGAAGTGGTACCCTTATTGCAACCAACTTCTAAAATATTTTTGTTATTTAAGTTGGTTTGTTTTTTTAATCAATTTGTAGCTTTGACTCCTCCGGGTCTTAATCTCTTTTTACCTAATTTAGATAAAAATACGTGTCCCATAATCTTATTCATTAATTTGTTTCGTTTAAAATCAAAAGTATTTTAAAGTCTTCTAATGCATGAAGTGAATGAACAATATTTGCAGGCATTAAAATTGAATCATCTGTTTTTAACAAATATTCTATTTTATTAATTATTACTTTTAATTTTCCATCTAATACGATAAGTAAGGCATCTTTTGTAGAAGTGTGATCGCTAATTTCTTCGTTTTTTGCTACAGAAAAAAGAGTTATATTTGTATCTTTAGAATTTGTAATAGTTTTACTAGATATTTGACCTTCTTTATAGTTGATACTGTCTTTTAAATTTATAATTTGACTGTATTCTATATTTTTAAACATGTTTTTTTTCATCCTCATTTCTTGACTTAAATATTCTACTATAAATGTAAAGGTGAAAATTTTCATAGAAAATTTTGTTATAAAAAGTAAAGAAAATAGTTACAATTAGACTTATAGAAAAAAGTTATTTTTATATTAAATAATTTATAATATAAGTTATTAAAAGGTGAAAAAATATGTTTGAAAATAAAAAGAAAACAAAATGATATTTAATAGGTATTTTATATACAATAATTTTTGCTGCATTTGTAACATTTATCTTTAAGGACTATTTAATTTCTAAATTAGTTGTGGAAAATATGGCAAATAAATCAGATTGATTAAAACATAGTTTTGATATGTATGGAGTGATTATCTATATTATTCCAATTTATACAATTATTTTTTATGCAACATTATACTTATTTAATTTAAAAAAAGTTAGTTCGAAATGAGTTATTTCAATTGAAACTATAATTTCAATCATTTCACTAGTTATTATAATTTTGGCTTCAATGGAATTTGAATGATTCAAGACTAAAAATGAACAAAATTCAATTGAAATAATATCTGCATTAATTTGATATTTTATTGTTTTAGCTTATATGGTTTGTCTTCAAAGTTTCACTTATAAAGAAAAATTACATACAAATAAGGAATTTTTAAATGAAATTATTGTTAAAACAATTTATGCTGCAATAATGGTTGCTTTAGCAATGTTAAGTGTAGAGATTTTAAAAAACATTTTTGGAAGACCTAGACCAAGAGAAATTTTTGCAACAGAAGATCCAAAATCATTGTTTAAGTATGCATTTGAAATTAACTTTACAAAAACTAGAAGTAAAAGTTTCCCTTCAGGACACACAACAAGTGCAGCAACCATGCTTGCAATGTTATTTTTCATAGATTTTAATAAAAATAAAACTCAATATCTTTTATTGTTTATAGTATCTTGAGTAGGAATTATTTTAACAGCTATTTCAAGAATAATGATTCTTGCACATTTTGCAACTGATGTTACATTTGCAATAATGATGTCTGGAGCATACTTCTTAGCTGCTAAACCAATAGGAGATAAAATCATACAAAGAATTCAAAAAAGAGGAGAAAAACAAAATGGCTAAATATATTGGATTAGATTTAGGAAGTAAAACTATAGGTGTTGCTACAAGTGAAGGTTATTTTGCAAATACAAACTCTACAATTAGATTTGAAGAAGATAATTTTGAACAAGCCTCAGAATTATTAGACCAATTCTTAAAAAAAGAGGGTTATGAAAAAATAATAATTGGTTTACCTAAAAATATGGATGGAAGTTCTGGACATAGAGTAGATATGGTAAAAGAATTTATAGATGTATTTTTAGATAAAACTGATATAAAACAAGAAGATATTGTAGAGGTTGATGAAAGATTAACAACAAGAATGGCTAAATCAATTATGATTGAAGCAAATTTAAGTCGAAAAAAACAAAAAGTAAATAAAGATCAATTAGCGGCAAAATTAATACTAGAAACTTTTTTACAACAAACTAGATAACTCAAATGTGTTAAAATTTTTATGGAGGACTTTATGAAACACGAACTAGTAAAAGAAATCTTATATACAAAAGAACAAATAGATGTTCGAACAAAAGAGTTGGCAGAAGAAATTTCAAAATTTTACGAAACTCAAGAGGTTAAGGATAATACAGTTATCTTAATTGGGCTTTTAAAGGGTTGTGTACCTTTTATGGCTAATTTCTTGAATAACTTTACATATGAATGTCAAACTGAATACATGGTAGTTTCATCATATTTAGGTGGAACTAAAACATCAGGTGAACCAAAAATTAACTTAGACTTAAACTTATCAATAAAAGATAAAACTATTTTAATTGTTGAAGATATTGTAGACTCAGGATTGACTCTTGATTATGTAAAAAAATACCTTTATTTCAAAGGAGCAAGAGATGTTAAAATTTTAACAATGCTTGATAAACCAGAAGGTAGAAAAGTTGAAATGAACGTTGAATGAAGTGGTTTTACAATCCAAAATCAATTTGTTATTGGTTATGGTTTAGATTACGAAGAAAGACTTAGAAATCTACCATATGTTGCAATTTGTGATACAGACAAATTGAAGGATTGAAAATGATAAATGCATTCAGGTG includes these proteins:
- the eno gene encoding phosphopyruvate hydratase is translated as MSKIVNVVAREVLDSRGFPTVQVDVTTEFGGFGSAKVPSGASTGSREALELRDGDKARFNGKGVLKAVANVNDKIADEVIGLEVTDQVAIDTAMCKLDGDDFKKNLGANAILGVSLAVAKAAADELELPLYRYIGGTNARRLPVPMLNVINGGEHADSAIDFQEFMIMPVGAPSFKESLRWASETFQALKSLLHSKGDITAVGDEGGFAPHFQWAYKEETIEAFKAKTPAEIALDLLVEAIEKAGYKTGKDGIMIAMDCANSELYIDGKYHFKKIEKLTGQDWSLTTDEMISYLDKLVDTYPIISIEDGLAESDWDGFQKQVKTMGHKIQIVGDDLFVTNPKITAEGIEKHAANSVLIKLNQIGTLTETIETIQMAQKAGWTAVTSHRSGETEDATIADLAVALNTGQIKTGSMSRSDRIAKYNRLLEIEAELGEAAIYDGYKSFYNLAK
- a CDS encoding class I SAM-dependent methyltransferase; translated protein: MNKIMGHVFLSKLGKKRLRPGGVKATNWLKKQTNLNNKNILEVGCNKGTTSFELARKYNSIITAVDKDLFALEQAKNSKKNKYKNLTFSPGNAFKLEFSNETFDVIFNEAMLTMLNQNSKITALKEYNRVLKDNGVLLNHDICLLTNDIQLQKQIIKEMSETINTSVEPKTVDEWLFLLESNGFGQIKYTCGKMTLLTPRGLIKDEGIVNTFKIIRNAFKKENKVQFKTMRNVFKKYKKHLGFIAIASFKQKI
- a CDS encoding cupin domain-containing protein, whose protein sequence is MFKNIEYSQIINLKDSINYKEGQISSKTITNSKDTNITLFSVAKNEEISDHTSTKDALLIVLDGKLKVIINKIEYLLKTDDSILMPANIVHSLHALEDFKILLILNETN
- a CDS encoding phosphatase PAP2 family protein; the protein is MFENKKKTKWYLIGILYTIIFAAFVTFIFKDYLISKLVVENMANKSDWLKHSFDMYGVIIYIIPIYTIIFYATLYLFNLKKVSSKWVISIETIISIISLVIIILASMEFEWFKTKNEQNSIEIISALIWYFIVLAYMVCLQSFTYKEKLHTNKEFLNEIIVKTIYAAIMVALAMLSVEILKNIFGRPRPREIFATEDPKSLFKYAFEINFTKTRSKSFPSGHTTSAATMLAMLFFIDFNKNKTQYLLLFIVSWVGIILTAISRIMILAHFATDVTFAIMMSGAYFLAAKPIGDKIIQRIQKRGEKQNG
- the ruvX gene encoding Holliday junction resolvase RuvX produces the protein MAKYIGLDLGSKTIGVATSEGYFANTNSTIRFEEDNFEQASELLDQFLKKEGYEKIIIGLPKNMDGSSGHRVDMVKEFIDVFLDKTDIKQEDIVEVDERLTTRMAKSIMIEANLSRKKQKVNKDQLAAKLILETFLQQTR
- the hpt gene encoding hypoxanthine phosphoribosyltransferase; amino-acid sequence: MKHELVKEILYTKEQIDVRTKELAEEISKFYETQEVKDNTVILIGLLKGCVPFMANFLNNFTYECQTEYMVVSSYLGGTKTSGEPKINLDLNLSIKDKTILIVEDIVDSGLTLDYVKKYLYFKGARDVKILTMLDKPEGRKVEMNVEWSGFTIQNQFVIGYGLDYEERLRNLPYVAICDTDKLKDWKW